In Vitis riparia cultivar Riparia Gloire de Montpellier isolate 1030 chromosome 19, EGFV_Vit.rip_1.0, whole genome shotgun sequence, the following proteins share a genomic window:
- the LOC117909621 gene encoding homogentisate 1,2-dioxygenase — MDGQSVSKTNDSDLPSDLQYQFGFGNHLSSEAIAGALPRGQNNPLTCPLGLYAEQISGTPFTAPRKQNQFSWLYRIKPSVTHEPFKPRVPSHGKLVSEFNQSNSSTNPTQLRWKPVEIPDSPTDFIDGLYTVCGAGSSFLRHGYAIHMYTANKSMDNCAFCNADGDFLIVPQKGRLSITTECGKLQVSPGEIVVLPHGFRFVVDLPDGPSRGYVAEIFGAHFQLPDLGPIGANGLAASRDFLVPVAWYEECSRPGYTIVQKFGGELFTAKQDFSPFNVVAWHGNYAPYKYDLSKFCPVNTVLKDHADPSINTVLTAPTDKPGVALLDFVIFPPRWLVAEHTFRPPYYHRNCMSEFMGLIYGGYEAKADGFLPGGASLHSCMTPHGPDTKTFEATIAHGKDAGPFRITNTMAFMFESCLMPRICPWALDTPSIDHDYYQCWVGLRSHFSREEASDESQTIQNGH, encoded by the exons ATGGATGGTCAATCGGTCAGCAAAACAAACGACTCGGATCTTCCGTCGGATCTCCAGTACCAATTCGGCTTCGGCAACCATCTCTCGTCTGAGGCGATCGCAGGAGCTCTCCCTCGCGGCCAGAACAACCCTCTCACCTGCCCCCTCGGCCTCTACGCTGAGCAGATCTCTGGCACCCCCTTCACCGCCCCTCGCAAGCAAAACCAGTTCAG TTGGCTTTATCGGATTAAACCATCAGTCACCCACGAGCCATTTAAACCTCGAGTCCCCAGTCATGGGAAGCTTGTCAGTGAATTTAACCAGTCGAACAGTTCCACTAACCCAACTCAACTACGGTGGAAGCCTGTGGAGATTCCTGATTCCCCTACTGATTTTATTGATGGGTTATACACAGTTTGTGGCGCAGGCAGTTCATTCCTTCGGCATGGATATGCTATTCACAT GTACACTGCCAACAAATCCATGGACAATTGTGCTTTCTGCAATGCTGATGGGGACTTCTTGATAGTCCCCCAGAAAGGAA GGCTGTCAATCACTACCGAATGTGGCAAATTGCAAGTGTCTCCTGGTGAAATTGTTGTTCTACCTCATGGATTCCGTTTCGTTGTTGATCTACCAGATGGCCCATCACGCGGTTATGTTGCTGAGATTTTTGGTGCCCATTTTCAACTTCCCGATCTTGGCCCAATAG GTGCTAACGGTCTTGCTGCTTCAAGAGATTTTCTTGTTCCTGTAGCCTGGTACGAGGAGTGTTCCCGTCCAGGTTACACTATCGTACAAAAGTTTGGTGGTGAACTCTTTACTGCAAAACAAGATTTTTCTCCCTTCAATGTGGTTGCTTGGCATGGTAACTATGCGCCATATAAG TATGATCTAAGTAAGTTCTGCCCCGTCAATACCGTTTTGAAAGATCATGCTGATCCGTCTATAAATACAG TGCTGACAGCACCAACTGATAAACCTGGTGTGGCTTTGCTtgattttgtcatttttcctCCTAGATGGTTGGTTGCCGAGCATACCTTCCGACCTCCTTATTACCACCGCAACTGTATGAGTGAATTTATGGGCCTGATTTATGGTGGATATGAG GCAAAAGCCGATGGCTTCCTTCCTGGTGGTGCTAGTCTGCACAGCTGCATGACTCCCCATGGTCCTGATACCAAGACTTTCGAG GCTACCATTGCTCATGGGAAGGATGCAGGACCTTTCAGGATAACCAATACCATGGCTTTCATGTTTGAGTCATGTCTAATGCCTCGTATCTGCCCATGGGCTCTTGACACTCCCTCGATCGATCATGATTATTACCAGTGTTGGGTCGGACTAAGATCTCATTTCTCGCGTGAAGAAGCCAGTGACGAAAGCCAAACAATCCAGAATGGGCACTAG